The following coding sequences are from one Pusillimonas sp. DMV24BSW_D window:
- a CDS encoding C40 family peptidase produces the protein MSDNVPVLSGSQRRAPIVSVGVKVFVFAAVTFLAGCASTDPGSQAGAGREAYQAHLRSDPLGAYLAKNDFGLSRASETYYNDSRALASAALEHLGVDYKFGGDEPDTGFDCSGLVIYAAEKSLGLKLPRRSADIARQGIAVKQSELRKGDLVFFNTLGSRFSHVGIYLGNKEFVHAPRRGAQVRVESMDIAYWKKRYNGARRLGPETLHSASLQ, from the coding sequence ATGTCGGATAACGTGCCAGTTTTATCTGGGAGCCAACGTCGCGCGCCAATCGTATCGGTCGGTGTAAAAGTATTCGTCTTCGCTGCGGTCACTTTTTTGGCAGGGTGCGCGTCTACCGACCCCGGTTCTCAAGCCGGTGCCGGCCGCGAAGCTTATCAGGCACATTTGCGCTCCGATCCGCTGGGGGCTTATCTGGCCAAAAACGATTTCGGCCTTAGCCGGGCCTCTGAAACGTATTACAACGATTCACGTGCGCTTGCCAGCGCGGCGTTGGAACATTTGGGGGTCGACTACAAATTCGGGGGCGATGAACCCGACACCGGCTTCGACTGCAGTGGGTTGGTTATTTATGCTGCCGAAAAATCGCTCGGTTTGAAGCTCCCCCGCCGTTCAGCCGACATTGCCCGTCAGGGTATTGCGGTCAAACAATCGGAACTACGCAAAGGTGATTTGGTGTTTTTTAACACCTTGGGCAGTCGCTTCTCACATGTAGGCATTTACCTGGGAAATAAAGAATTCGTCCATGCGCCCCGCCGGGGCGCCCAGGTAAGGGTTGAAAGCATGGACATTGCTTACTGGAAGAAACGCTACAACGGGGCACGCCGGCTCGGGCCTGAAACCTTGCACTCAGCTTCGCTGCAGTAG
- a CDS encoding heme-binding protein: protein MNTKPVLGASDVTKILTAATDFAKTNNWAVAISVTDDGGHLLGMVRLDGATPMTAKMSEAKARTAAMGRRETKIFEDIIAQGRVAFLSAPNLDGLLEGGVPVIADGHVVGAVGVSGVKSSDDAEIARAGIAALKL from the coding sequence ATGAATACCAAACCTGTACTCGGCGCGAGCGACGTCACAAAAATTTTGACTGCGGCAACGGATTTTGCCAAAACCAATAATTGGGCGGTGGCGATTTCAGTGACCGACGATGGCGGCCACCTGCTGGGTATGGTGCGTCTCGACGGCGCGACCCCCATGACAGCCAAAATGTCGGAAGCGAAAGCCAGAACAGCGGCAATGGGGCGCCGGGAAACAAAAATCTTCGAAGATATTATTGCTCAAGGGCGTGTTGCGTTCCTGTCGGCGCCCAATCTCGATGGTTTGTTGGAAGGCGGTGTGCCTGTAATTGCAGATGGCCATGTCGTTGGCGCCGTCGGTGTTTCCGGCGTGAAGTCGTCTGATGACGCCGAAATTGCGCGTGCCGGGATTGCCGCGCTTAAGCTTTAA
- a CDS encoding MFS transporter has translation MTGSVRTAPQPSAFTNALRPGVRRRELWAWAMYDFANSGYTTVVLTTVFNSYFVSVVAQGRSWGTLALTAALSVSYLLVMFTMPSLGAYADASGKKRRVLFLSTLGCVAATAMLAVVGPGAVLLGLVILAVSNYCYCVGESVIAAFLPEIAQPNALGRVSGWGWGFGYFGGMLALGFSLYIVTSLAAGGFEAPQYVAIVMLFTAGLFALSALPSFLLLHDRSLPNRRSRSAPLKQLKHAWRETSGFFPDFRLLLICGAFYQAGIAVVVTLAAVYANQAMGFTMAKTMLLVFVVNIAAATGALTFGHFQDRAGHKKALALTLMGWILMVLVAYAAVSEWIFWIAAGLAGLCMGTSQSAGRAMVGALAPQGRLAEFYSLWTFAIQLAAVVGPFTYGLVTWLTDGNHRQALLVTGLFFVAGLVVLQRLDFARGVKVRDTYSLSGHENSLNEE, from the coding sequence ATGACGGGGTCAGTCAGAACAGCCCCTCAGCCCTCAGCATTTACGAACGCGCTGCGTCCCGGCGTGCGTCGTCGGGAGTTGTGGGCTTGGGCGATGTACGATTTCGCCAACTCAGGCTACACCACGGTTGTTCTGACCACGGTGTTCAACAGCTATTTTGTGTCGGTGGTCGCTCAGGGGCGGTCATGGGGTACTCTCGCGCTCACAGCGGCCTTGTCAGTATCGTATTTGCTGGTTATGTTCACCATGCCCTCTTTGGGGGCGTATGCCGATGCAAGCGGGAAGAAGCGTCGTGTTTTATTCTTAAGCACGCTTGGTTGTGTGGCGGCTACGGCCATGCTTGCTGTGGTTGGGCCTGGCGCTGTGTTGCTGGGGCTGGTGATTTTGGCCGTATCGAATTATTGTTACTGTGTGGGTGAGTCGGTTATTGCCGCGTTTCTGCCGGAAATTGCACAGCCTAATGCGTTGGGTCGTGTATCAGGCTGGGGCTGGGGGTTTGGTTACTTTGGCGGTATGCTGGCTTTGGGGTTTTCGTTATATATCGTTACGTCACTTGCCGCCGGAGGGTTTGAAGCCCCTCAGTATGTCGCAATCGTCATGCTGTTCACGGCCGGTTTGTTTGCATTGTCAGCGCTGCCATCGTTCCTTCTGTTGCACGACCGCTCGTTGCCGAATCGGCGGTCACGTTCCGCTCCGCTTAAACAACTGAAGCACGCCTGGCGGGAAACATCCGGTTTTTTTCCCGATTTTCGCCTGTTGCTGATATGCGGGGCGTTTTATCAAGCCGGGATTGCTGTGGTGGTGACACTGGCCGCAGTGTATGCCAATCAGGCCATGGGGTTTACCATGGCCAAAACAATGTTACTGGTCTTTGTGGTGAATATCGCTGCGGCGACAGGTGCCCTGACGTTTGGACATTTTCAGGATCGGGCGGGTCATAAAAAAGCGCTTGCTTTGACCCTGATGGGTTGGATTCTGATGGTGTTGGTTGCCTATGCCGCAGTCAGCGAATGGATATTCTGGATCGCTGCCGGATTGGCCGGCTTATGCATGGGCACAAGTCAGAGCGCCGGGCGTGCCATGGTGGGCGCGCTGGCGCCACAGGGTCGGTTGGCGGAATTTTATTCGCTTTGGACGTTCGCCATTCAATTGGCGGCTGTCGTGGGTCCGTTCACGTACGGCCTGGTTACCTGGCTAACCGATGGCAACCATCGGCAGGCACTCTTGGTAACCGGTTTGTTTTTTGTTGCGGGTTTGGTGGTGTTACAAAGGCTTGATTTTGCGCGCGGCGTCAAGGTGCGCGATACTTACTCTCTGTCAGGCCATGAAAATTCATTGAACGAGGAGTAA
- the acs gene encoding acetate--CoA ligase: MASTDIKSVLVENRVFPPFAGIEKDATISGMQAYDDLVQEARQDPNEFWGRLAKEHLNWTTPFTQVLDESEAPFYKWFSDGELNVSANCLDRHLGTPTENKTAIIFETDDGKVLRVTYRELYDRVCEFANGLKALGYKKGDRAIIYLPMSIEAVVAMQACVRLGMIHSVVFGGFSSKSIHERLVDVGASLVITADEQMRGGKTIALKPAVDEAIATGGCEAVRHVVVYKRTGGKVQWHEGRDLWMHDVCEGKAGPCEPVPVNAEHPLFILYTSGSTGKPKGVQHASAGYLLWASLTVKWAFDAKESDVYWCTADVGWITGHTYIVYGPLAAGITQVMFEGVPTYPNAGRFWEMIQRHEVSIFYTAPTAIRSLIKAAEAQPECHPRKYDLNSLRIIGSVGEPINPEAWMWYFKEVGRERCPILDTWWQTETGGHMITPLPGVTPLKPGSCTLPLPGIEMAIVDESGTDVKSGTGGFLVVKRPWPAMIRTIWGDPERFKKNYFPPEMKGYYLAGDGAQRDTDGYFWIMGRVDDVLNVSGHRLGTMEIESALVSHSLVAEAAVVGRPDDTTGEAIVAFVVLKRSLPEGDEAAKIAKELRDWVAKEIGPIAKPKDIRFGENLPKTRSGKIMRRLLRNVARGEEITQDVSTLENPTILDQLSQSV; encoded by the coding sequence ATGGCATCTACAGATATTAAATCGGTGCTGGTTGAAAATCGCGTGTTTCCACCGTTTGCCGGCATAGAGAAAGACGCAACCATTTCCGGTATGCAGGCTTACGATGATCTGGTACAGGAAGCACGGCAAGATCCGAATGAGTTTTGGGGGCGTCTGGCCAAGGAACATCTTAATTGGACCACCCCCTTCACGCAGGTGCTCGATGAGTCTGAGGCGCCGTTCTATAAATGGTTTTCCGACGGTGAGTTGAATGTGTCGGCGAATTGCCTTGACCGCCATCTGGGCACGCCCACCGAAAATAAAACCGCCATTATTTTTGAAACCGACGACGGTAAGGTGCTGCGCGTTACCTATCGTGAACTTTACGATCGGGTATGTGAGTTTGCCAACGGCTTGAAAGCGTTGGGCTATAAGAAGGGTGATCGTGCCATTATTTATCTGCCGATGTCGATCGAGGCGGTGGTGGCCATGCAGGCATGCGTGCGGTTGGGCATGATCCATTCGGTTGTATTCGGTGGTTTCTCTTCCAAAAGTATCCACGAGCGTTTGGTGGACGTAGGAGCGTCGCTGGTGATTACCGCCGATGAGCAAATGCGGGGTGGGAAAACCATTGCATTAAAGCCGGCGGTCGATGAAGCCATTGCCACGGGGGGCTGCGAGGCCGTGCGACACGTTGTCGTTTATAAACGCACCGGCGGCAAAGTGCAGTGGCATGAAGGGCGCGACCTTTGGATGCATGATGTATGCGAAGGGAAGGCCGGGCCGTGTGAGCCGGTACCGGTTAATGCCGAGCATCCGTTGTTCATTCTTTATACCTCGGGCTCAACGGGCAAGCCCAAGGGCGTTCAGCATGCATCGGCAGGCTATTTGTTGTGGGCCTCTCTTACGGTGAAATGGGCCTTCGATGCTAAAGAGTCTGATGTTTACTGGTGTACCGCCGATGTCGGCTGGATTACAGGTCATACATATATTGTCTATGGGCCGTTGGCCGCAGGTATTACGCAGGTGATGTTCGAGGGCGTACCGACCTATCCCAACGCGGGCCGTTTTTGGGAGATGATTCAACGACACGAAGTGAGTATCTTCTACACGGCGCCGACGGCGATTCGTTCGCTTATCAAAGCGGCGGAAGCACAGCCGGAGTGTCACCCGCGCAAGTACGATTTGAACAGTTTGCGCATCATCGGTTCAGTAGGTGAGCCCATTAACCCTGAGGCCTGGATGTGGTATTTCAAGGAGGTGGGTCGAGAGCGTTGCCCCATTCTGGATACGTGGTGGCAAACTGAAACCGGGGGCCACATGATCACGCCTTTGCCGGGTGTGACGCCGCTGAAACCGGGCTCGTGCACCTTGCCGTTGCCTGGTATCGAGATGGCCATTGTTGATGAGAGTGGCACCGATGTTAAGTCCGGCACTGGTGGCTTTTTGGTTGTGAAGCGCCCCTGGCCCGCTATGATTCGAACCATTTGGGGCGACCCCGAGCGTTTCAAGAAAAACTATTTCCCGCCTGAAATGAAAGGCTATTACCTTGCCGGCGATGGCGCGCAACGTGATACCGACGGGTATTTCTGGATTATGGGTCGCGTCGACGACGTGTTGAATGTATCAGGCCATCGCCTGGGTACGATGGAAATTGAGTCTGCCCTGGTGTCCCACTCGTTGGTGGCGGAGGCGGCAGTAGTCGGGCGGCCGGATGATACGACGGGCGAGGCTATTGTGGCGTTTGTTGTGTTGAAGCGGAGTTTGCCTGAGGGTGACGAGGCAGCAAAAATTGCCAAAGAGCTGCGTGATTGGGTGGCCAAGGAAATTGGCCCGATTGCCAAGCCGAAAGATATCCGTTTCGGCGAAAATTTACCGAAAACCCGGTCTGGCAAAATTATGCGGCGTTTGTTGCGTAACGTAGCCCGGGGCGAGGAAATTACGCAAGACGTTTCCACGCTTGAAAACCCAACAATTCTCGACCAGTTATCGCAGTCGGTTTAA
- a CDS encoding electron transfer flavoprotein-ubiquinone oxidoreductase, with translation MAERESMEYDVVVVGAGPAGLSAAIRLKQLANDKGQDINVCVLEKASEVGAHILSGAVMDPKALTELIPDWKEKGAPLNTEVKEDKFLFLTQKGARATPNWLLPECFQNHGNYVVRLGEVTQWLGEQAEALGVEIFPGFSAAEVLYDENGAVKGVATGDMGVARDGSETPNYQPGMELHARYTIFAEGSRGQLGRQLIERFKLDQGKDPQSYAIGIKEMWEVDPSQSKPGLVVHTAGWPLDADTYGGSFLYHLDNNLVVVGLVVGLDYANPWLSPYEEFQRYKTHPAIRSTFEGGKRIAYGARSLTAGGLLSLPKLCFPGGVLVGCEAGTLNASRIKGSHAAIKTGALAAEAAFDALAAERSRDELTTYPQAFEKSWLYEELNKSRNFKQWFKKGRTVATIMTGVEQWLLKGKMPWTIHRTKPDHACLQPAAECARIDYPKPDGKLTFDKLSSVFLSNTNHEENQPIHLTLKDASVPVAVNLAKYGGPEARYCPAGVYEFVKTENGEDQLQINAQNCVHCKTCDIKDPTQNIVWVTPQGGEGPVYNGM, from the coding sequence ATGGCTGAACGCGAATCGATGGAATACGACGTAGTGGTGGTCGGCGCCGGGCCGGCCGGCTTGTCAGCCGCCATCCGCCTGAAACAACTCGCCAACGACAAAGGGCAAGACATCAATGTCTGTGTCCTGGAAAAAGCATCGGAAGTCGGCGCCCATATTTTGTCGGGCGCGGTCATGGATCCGAAAGCACTCACCGAACTGATCCCCGACTGGAAAGAAAAAGGCGCGCCGCTGAATACCGAAGTCAAGGAGGACAAATTCCTCTTCCTGACGCAAAAAGGCGCACGGGCAACCCCTAACTGGCTATTGCCTGAGTGTTTTCAAAACCACGGCAACTACGTTGTCCGCCTGGGCGAAGTAACCCAGTGGCTGGGCGAACAAGCTGAGGCGCTGGGCGTGGAAATTTTCCCCGGCTTTTCGGCCGCTGAAGTGCTGTACGACGAAAATGGCGCTGTAAAAGGGGTGGCCACCGGCGATATGGGCGTGGCGCGCGACGGCTCTGAAACACCTAATTACCAGCCCGGCATGGAACTGCATGCGCGGTACACCATTTTTGCCGAAGGCTCGCGCGGCCAACTGGGGCGTCAGTTAATCGAACGCTTCAAGCTTGATCAAGGCAAAGATCCGCAAAGCTACGCAATCGGCATCAAAGAAATGTGGGAGGTCGACCCTTCACAATCCAAACCCGGCCTGGTCGTTCACACTGCCGGATGGCCGCTCGATGCCGATACCTATGGCGGCTCCTTCCTGTATCACCTCGACAACAACCTGGTTGTGGTGGGGCTGGTCGTTGGCCTGGACTACGCCAACCCGTGGCTCTCTCCTTATGAAGAGTTCCAACGCTATAAAACCCACCCGGCCATCCGCTCAACGTTTGAAGGGGGCAAGCGCATTGCCTATGGTGCCCGCTCGCTTACCGCCGGCGGCCTGCTATCGCTACCAAAACTTTGTTTCCCCGGGGGGGTACTGGTGGGCTGTGAGGCAGGCACCCTGAACGCTTCCCGCATCAAAGGAAGCCACGCGGCCATTAAAACCGGCGCTCTGGCAGCCGAAGCCGCGTTCGACGCGCTGGCGGCAGAACGCAGCCGCGACGAACTAACCACTTACCCGCAGGCATTTGAAAAATCGTGGCTTTATGAAGAGCTCAATAAGTCACGTAACTTCAAACAATGGTTCAAGAAAGGCCGTACAGTCGCCACCATCATGACCGGCGTAGAACAGTGGTTACTGAAAGGCAAAATGCCCTGGACCATCCACCGCACCAAGCCCGACCACGCCTGTTTGCAACCGGCGGCTGAATGCGCCCGTATCGACTACCCCAAACCCGACGGCAAACTCACCTTCGACAAACTCAGTTCAGTATTTTTGTCGAACACCAACCACGAGGAAAACCAGCCGATCCACTTAACGTTGAAAGACGCTTCGGTTCCGGTTGCTGTTAATCTGGCGAAATATGGTGGACCGGAAGCGCGCTATTGTCCGGCAGGCGTATATGAATTCGTGAAAACGGAAAACGGCGAAGATCAATTACAAATTAACGCGCAGAACTGTGTGCATTGCAAAACCTGCGACATAAAGGACCCAACCCAAAATATTGTTTGGGTAACCCCCCAAGGGGGTGAAGGCCCGGTTTACAACGGCATGTAA
- a CDS encoding aminopeptidase P family protein yields the protein MSETQIVIKKRIQHLRELMLSRGVKACVVLSADPHLSEYLPEHWQTRAWLSGFQGSAGTLLVTPDFAGLWTDSRYWEQAIVDLTDTDIELMRAGQEGVPSPSDWLVLNLAAGDCVAVDGDTLSVAAHRQWLQVLSGSAIRLQTDLDLPGEVWADRPALPHAPVYAHASHFAGRSRADKLAAVRKEMSEKKAQWHWLSSLDDIAWILNLRGQDVAYNPVFLSHFLIGERDARLFIDQSKIPDELRRDLEVDGIVLESYDALAGVLACLPESDTLLFDPARTTAGLLSSAAFVKQCEADNPSQIMKACKTEAELAHIRETMEMDGAALCEFFAWFEDRVGKERVSELMVDERITAARARRPHFVCPSFSTIAAFNANGAMPHYQATEQSHAWIEGDGLLLIDSGGQYLGGTTDITRVVPIGTLTASQKHDYTLVLKGMIALSQAVFPKGVAGSTLDVLARMPLWQSGLEFGHGTGHGVGYFLNVHEGPQSISYRAPRAVPMQVGMVTSNEPGLYRPGQWGIRIENLIACQPARQTDFGDFLQFETLTLCPIDTRCIEPTLMTDTDRQWLNHYHGQVRQRLLPHVSGAAKNWLITRTEPL from the coding sequence ATGTCTGAAACTCAAATTGTCATCAAAAAGCGGATTCAGCACTTGCGTGAATTGATGCTTTCCCGAGGGGTGAAGGCCTGCGTGGTTCTCTCGGCTGATCCGCATTTGTCTGAATATCTGCCTGAACATTGGCAAACGCGTGCCTGGTTAAGTGGTTTTCAAGGGTCGGCCGGCACACTGCTGGTAACGCCTGATTTTGCGGGTTTATGGACCGACAGCCGCTACTGGGAACAAGCGATTGTTGATCTGACCGATACTGACATTGAGCTTATGCGGGCCGGGCAAGAAGGGGTGCCGTCTCCATCCGATTGGCTTGTTTTGAATCTGGCGGCCGGCGACTGCGTTGCCGTTGATGGTGACACGCTTAGCGTTGCCGCTCATCGGCAGTGGCTACAGGTCTTGTCTGGTTCAGCAATTCGGCTGCAAACCGATCTCGATTTGCCGGGTGAGGTTTGGGCGGATCGCCCTGCGTTGCCGCATGCGCCGGTTTATGCACACGCATCGCATTTTGCGGGTCGCAGTCGCGCCGACAAGCTGGCGGCGGTTCGCAAGGAAATGAGTGAAAAGAAAGCCCAGTGGCATTGGTTGTCGTCGCTCGACGATATCGCCTGGATACTGAATCTGCGTGGTCAGGATGTGGCTTATAACCCGGTTTTTCTCAGCCATTTCTTAATTGGGGAGCGCGACGCCCGTCTTTTTATCGATCAATCCAAAATTCCGGATGAATTGCGACGTGATCTTGAGGTGGATGGCATTGTGCTGGAGTCTTACGACGCTTTGGCCGGTGTACTTGCCTGCTTGCCGGAGTCGGATACTTTGTTGTTCGATCCGGCTCGCACGACGGCGGGGCTCTTGTCGTCGGCAGCGTTTGTTAAACAATGCGAGGCCGACAATCCTTCGCAAATAATGAAGGCATGCAAGACCGAGGCGGAACTGGCCCATATTCGCGAGACCATGGAAATGGATGGTGCGGCGTTGTGTGAGTTTTTTGCCTGGTTCGAAGATCGCGTTGGGAAGGAAAGAGTGTCTGAGCTCATGGTGGATGAGCGCATTACCGCCGCGCGTGCCCGTCGGCCGCATTTCGTCTGTCCCAGCTTTTCCACGATTGCTGCGTTTAACGCCAATGGCGCCATGCCGCACTATCAGGCTACTGAGCAGTCGCACGCCTGGATAGAGGGGGATGGCTTGCTGCTGATCGACTCGGGAGGGCAGTACCTGGGAGGTACAACAGACATCACCCGGGTTGTTCCCATCGGCACGCTCACTGCATCCCAAAAACATGATTACACTTTAGTGCTTAAAGGGATGATTGCTTTGTCTCAGGCGGTGTTTCCGAAAGGGGTGGCCGGCTCGACGCTCGATGTGCTTGCACGCATGCCTCTTTGGCAGTCAGGGTTGGAGTTTGGCCACGGTACGGGGCATGGTGTGGGGTACTTCCTGAATGTGCATGAGGGGCCGCAATCCATTTCCTATCGCGCTCCACGCGCTGTGCCCATGCAGGTGGGTATGGTGACGTCAAATGAACCGGGGTTGTATCGTCCGGGCCAATGGGGCATTCGTATCGAGAACTTAATCGCCTGCCAACCGGCCCGACAAACTGATTTTGGTGATTTCCTGCAGTTTGAAACGCTTACGCTGTGCCCGATTGATACACGTTGCATTGAGCCCACGCTCATGACGGATACCGACAGACAGTGGTTGAACCATTATCATGGGCAAGTACGGCAACGTTTATTGCCGCATGTTAGCGGCGCAGCAAAGAATTGGTTGATCACTCGCACCGAGCCCCTGTAA
- a CDS encoding CTP synthase, with translation MTKYVFVTGGVVSSLGKGIAAASLAAILESRGLRVTMLKLDPYINVDPGTMSPFQHGEVFVTEDGAETDLDLGHYERFISTRMRKVNNFTTGQIYESVLRKERRGDYLGKTVQVIPHITNEIQDFIARGAKAAYEGNADIAIVEIGGTVGDIESLPFLEAARQMSLRLGRNQAAFVHLTLVPYIPSAGELKTKPTQHSVQKLREIGIYPHALLCRADRRIPDDERAKISLFSNVPLDAVISVWDVDSIYKIPAMLHAQGLDNLVCEALALTAPPADLSEWNQLVAAIENPRNEIRIGMVGKYVDLTESYKSLTEALIHAGIHTESHVSIEYIDSEVIETEGPECLAHLDAILVPGGFGKRGTEGKIAAIRYARENNVPYLGICLGMQLAVVEFARNVAQLGGANSTEFDPSTPHPVVALITEWQDREGRVEKRDESSDLGGTMRKGAQRCPVKPGTRAQRIYGDEVYERHRHRYEVNNVYVSRLEESGLVISARTPTEQLPEIMELPDHPWFMGVQFHPEFTSTPRSGHPLFTSYIKAALAHQAQRKQKALV, from the coding sequence ATGACAAAATATGTATTTGTAACGGGTGGGGTGGTGTCTTCGCTAGGCAAAGGCATCGCTGCTGCTTCTCTGGCTGCCATTCTTGAATCGCGCGGCTTGCGCGTCACCATGTTGAAACTGGATCCCTACATTAATGTGGATCCGGGCACCATGAGTCCTTTCCAGCACGGGGAGGTCTTCGTGACTGAAGATGGGGCCGAAACCGATCTTGATCTGGGCCACTACGAGCGCTTTATTTCTACGCGTATGCGCAAGGTGAACAATTTCACCACCGGGCAGATTTACGAGTCCGTCTTGCGCAAAGAGCGCCGCGGCGATTATCTTGGTAAAACGGTCCAGGTCATTCCGCACATTACCAATGAAATCCAGGATTTCATTGCGCGTGGGGCCAAAGCCGCCTACGAGGGGAATGCCGATATTGCAATTGTGGAAATTGGCGGCACGGTGGGCGACATCGAGTCTTTGCCTTTTCTGGAAGCGGCGCGTCAAATGAGCCTGCGTCTGGGGCGCAATCAGGCTGCGTTTGTGCATCTTACCTTGGTGCCTTACATTCCATCGGCCGGTGAACTGAAAACCAAACCCACCCAGCACTCGGTGCAAAAGTTGCGTGAAATTGGTATCTATCCGCATGCTTTGTTGTGCCGCGCCGACCGTCGGATTCCCGACGATGAACGTGCAAAAATTTCACTGTTTTCAAATGTGCCGCTTGATGCCGTCATCTCGGTTTGGGATGTCGATTCAATTTACAAAATCCCGGCCATGTTGCATGCACAGGGGCTGGATAATCTTGTTTGTGAAGCGTTGGCCCTTACTGCCCCACCGGCTGATTTGTCGGAATGGAATCAGTTGGTTGCGGCTATTGAAAACCCTCGCAACGAGATTCGTATCGGCATGGTTGGCAAATACGTTGACTTAACCGAATCATACAAATCATTAACCGAGGCACTGATTCACGCCGGGATTCATACCGAGTCGCATGTTTCCATTGAATACATCGATTCCGAGGTGATTGAAACGGAAGGGCCGGAATGTCTCGCTCATCTCGATGCCATTTTGGTGCCGGGTGGTTTCGGCAAGCGGGGAACCGAAGGCAAAATTGCCGCCATTCGTTATGCCCGTGAAAATAATGTACCTTATCTTGGCATCTGTTTAGGCATGCAGCTTGCCGTGGTTGAGTTCGCTCGCAACGTGGCGCAGCTGGGTGGCGCGAACAGTACCGAGTTCGACCCTTCCACTCCGCATCCGGTGGTGGCGCTTATTACGGAATGGCAAGACCGGGAAGGGCGGGTTGAAAAGCGCGATGAATCATCCGACCTGGGCGGAACCATGCGCAAAGGCGCGCAACGCTGTCCCGTTAAACCAGGAACCAGGGCGCAACGCATATACGGAGATGAAGTCTATGAGCGGCATCGTCACCGTTACGAGGTGAATAACGTGTATGTATCACGCCTGGAAGAGTCGGGATTGGTTATTAGTGCCCGTACACCCACCGAGCAGTTGCCTGAAATCATGGAGCTACCTGATCACCCATGGTTTATGGGCGTGCAGTTTCACCCTGAATTCACATCAACGCCGCGTAGCGGCCACCCGCTGTTTACGAGTTATATCAAAGCGGCGCTTGCGCATCAGGCGCAGCGCAAGCAAAAGGCGCTTGTATGA
- the kdsA gene encoding 3-deoxy-8-phosphooctulonate synthase: MKLCGFEAALENPFFLIAGPCVIESRQMAFDTAGQLKEMTAALGIPFIYKSSFDKANRSSGKSFRGPGMQEGLQILADVRAQLGVPVLTDVHEISQVNEVAQVVDIMQTPAFLCRQTDFIQACAATGKPVNIKKGQFLAPHDMTQVVNKAREASLDAGHDGNNILVCERGVSFGYNNLVSDMRSLAIMRETGCPVVFDATHSVQLPGGLGNASGGQREFVPVLARAAVAVGIAGLFMETHPEPEKALSDGPNAVPLHLMPSLLKSLVSIDRCVKENGLFAFD, from the coding sequence ATGAAATTGTGCGGATTCGAAGCGGCGCTTGAGAACCCTTTTTTCCTTATTGCGGGTCCGTGTGTTATTGAGTCGCGTCAAATGGCGTTCGACACGGCCGGCCAACTCAAGGAAATGACGGCCGCCCTTGGAATTCCATTTATTTACAAAAGCTCTTTTGATAAGGCTAATCGCAGCTCGGGCAAGTCGTTTCGGGGGCCCGGCATGCAAGAGGGCCTGCAAATTCTGGCCGACGTTCGGGCGCAATTGGGCGTGCCGGTTTTAACCGATGTGCATGAGATCAGCCAAGTGAACGAAGTTGCGCAGGTGGTTGATATCATGCAAACCCCCGCGTTTCTATGTCGGCAAACCGACTTTATCCAGGCTTGCGCCGCAACGGGAAAACCGGTCAATATCAAGAAAGGCCAGTTTCTGGCACCGCATGATATGACACAGGTTGTGAACAAAGCGCGTGAAGCCTCTTTGGACGCCGGCCACGATGGCAATAATATTCTGGTGTGCGAACGCGGTGTTTCGTTCGGCTACAACAATTTGGTGTCGGATATGCGTTCGTTGGCTATCATGCGTGAAACGGGGTGTCCGGTTGTTTTCGATGCAACGCATTCCGTACAACTGCCGGGAGGGTTGGGAAATGCGTCCGGCGGGCAACGAGAGTTCGTTCCGGTGTTGGCAAGGGCTGCAGTTGCGGTGGGTATTGCGGGTCTGTTTATGGAAACACACCCCGAGCCCGAGAAGGCGTTGTCCGACGGGCCCAACGCTGTGCCGTTGCATTTAATGCCCAGTTTATTGAAATCGTTGGTCAGCATCGATCGTTGCGTTAAGGAAAACGGCCTGTTTGCGTTCGATTGA